The genomic stretch TGAGCTGAACAGAAGGATATTCTTTTTTCAGTTCAAAGCAGAGGCTTGCCAGTCCATATACCCCTGCGTCTCCGCTGCAGATTAAAGCGATATTTATACCTTTCGCTGCTTCCTCCATCGCCAGGCGGCATCTGCTTACCTCCTGTTTCATAGAGGTGCTGTAGTATTCTTTGTCCGGAAAATAAGGCCTGACAAGTTCTACATATGTAGTGTATCCGGTAATAACCTGGCATTTTTCTAATACCTCGACAGCCTGTTTTGTCATATATTCAAGGGAGCCTGCCCCAAAGCCAACTATATAAAGCATATTATCCTCTTTTCTTCTGATTTACTTAGAATTCAATTCTGAATTCCTTCTCAAAGACTGCCATTGCAATTCCTGCACCAGTAGTCTTTGGCAGCAGCTGTTTTCCATAATGGCTTGCTAGAGCACCGCTTCTTTCACAAACATTTCCTACGCCTGCCGTTTCCTCTACAAAAGGAGAATGTTTAAATTCCCCTGTCACTGCCGATAGTTCTTCTGCTGAATAAAAGGATGTCTGCGCTTTCAATTTGTCTGCCAATTCATGAACTCCGGGTTCTTCCCTTTTTAAATCCACCGAACAGATGGCAGAGATTCTGGTAATATCAATGTCGGCCTGGCTGCAGACCTCCGTCACCCTTTTATACAGCGCCATACTTGTAACACCTTTACGGCAGCCTATGCCAAGTACAAGGTTCTTAGGTACCAGATGCAGGGTGGTTTCAAAAGGTGCAGCGTTTATGTCGCAGCCAATATAGATGCCAACCTTTTTCACTCCCGGCTCCAGGCCAGCCGGCGGTTTGCCAAGCAATGGATACTCACTATAGATTCCTACCGCTTCCCCGGCCAGGAGAGCTGCAGAAATTGATTTTATCCTGGGAATTTCCTTTATTAACAGTTCATGCTGGCCCGCAAATAAATCCACCGCAAATACACCATTTAAATCCGTTGCAGTCGTTATAACCGGTTTCGCTTTTATTAACGCTGCAACCTCCCTGCACATTTCATTGCCTCTGCCAAGGTGGCCTGAGAGCAAAGATATAACGTAATCTCCCTTCTCATCCAGCACCAGGACAAAAGGGTCAACCTCTTTCCCCTGAAGGTAAGGAGCAATACTTCTTACTGCGATACCACAGGCACCTATATAAATGATACCTTCTCTGCTTTCAAAAAGATTACCGGTAAGAACTCCGATATTATCAAAACTTCCGATTTCATCAGCGGGTGTTGTGGAATATCTCTGAAACCTCTCCACATCATGTCCGATATTTCTTAAGGCCTGGCAAAGGCAATGGTTAAGCTTATTTCCGCCTTTGGTAAAGGATATTACTGTTATTTTCATAAGCCCCTCTATTCCTGTCCCTTCCGGTACTCCGTAGTAAAGCTTTTATCATAAAGCTTTGATAATTCATAATCATTTCCCAGAGAGTCGCCTACTACGATTAATGCTGTTTTCTTTATTCCATTATCTTCCGCCAAAGCTGATAACTCTTTTATCGTTCCTCTTGCAATCTTTTCATCCGCCCAGCTGGCTTTATAAACAATGGCACAGGGGGTATCTTCCAGGTAGCCTCCCGCTATCAGTTCTTCGGACAGCTCTTTTGTATAACTGACACTTAAGAATATTACCATGGTCGCTTTATGAGCCGCCAAGGCCTTTATGGATTCTCTTTCCGGTACCGGCGTTCTGCCTGCCATTCTGGTTATGATAACGGTCTGCGTAACTCCCGGTAAGGTATACTCTGTCTTAAGGGCTGCTGCCGCACCAAATAAGCTGCTGACCCCCGGACAGATATCATAGGCTATATTCATACTTTCAAGTGCATCCATCTGCTCACGGATAGCACCATAAATACTCGGATCGCCGGTATGTAGGCGAACAATCTCTTTCTCCCTGTTATTATCAATGACTTCCAATACCTGGGGCAGTGTCATGTAGGCACTATCGTAGAGAACGGCCTCCTCCCTGGCATACGCTAACAGTTCCTTATTAACCAGAGAGCCGGCATATATAATTACACCTGCCTCCCCCAGAAGCCTTGCGCCTCTCACTGTTATCAAATCCGTGGCTCCGCTGCCCGCTCCTACAAAATGGACCATAGTTATCTTTATCCTTTCTATTAAGAAGTTATAACTGCTTGAATCTAAATCTGATTAAATCAAATATCTGGTTGAATCGATATCTGGTTGAACGATAAATAGTTGAATTGATAAATGGTTAAATCGATATCCGATTTAATCTATCTGGCTAAATTTATATCTGGTTAAATCTATATCTGTGTTAAATCTATATCTGTGTTAAATCTATATCTGTGTTAAATCTATATCTGGTTAAATCTATATCTGGTTAAATCTATATCTGGTTAATCTATATCTGACGAAATCGATAGCTGGTTGAATCGATATTACGGCAAAGCAAATTTTACTTTCGAATGGTCAACAAGCTTAACGCAACTGCTTCATCAGCCTCTCTGCATCTGTAGTTTTTCCAAGAAGACCGAATTTATTGGAAAACAGGACAGCACCTATTGTTAATCCATCATACGCTCTCTTCTTTAGATAATACTCTATTTTAACCATTAAGATATCAATGGCTGCTTCCATTTTCCCCTGCTCCTTCAATACTGCTAAGGCTTCCTCTGTGGTAACACAGTCCAGTATTTTGCTTAATACGTCCGTGTCACAGCCCGCCTTTAAAGCACAGCTGCACAGGATTTCCTGTCTGGCATCTCCCCATTTGGAGTGGGTATTCATAATTCCGGCTCCGAGCTTAACCAGCTTACCGATATGTCCAATCAGCAGAAATCCCTTTAATCTAAACTCATATGCCATATCAATAGTATCCCCGATAAAATTACTGCACTTTACCATATTCTCTTCGCCAAAATTCAACTCACTTCCTGCAAAGGCTTCACCATAATTTCCAGGTACTACTGCCAAAGTGGTAACCCCTTTGGCCGAGAGCATTCTTATTTCCGTTCGTATCGTATCCACAAGAGCCTTTTCACTCATAGGCTCAACGATACCGCTGGTTCCGAGAATGGAAATACCACCGGTAATCCCAAGTCTAGGATTAAAGGTCTTTTCTGCAAGGCGCTCTCCTTCCGGAATTTCAATTATTACACGGAGACCACCTTTATAATCCGCTTCCTCACAGATCTCCTTTACTTCCTTTTCAATCATCTGCCTTGGCACCCTGTTAATGGCAGCCTCACCAACCGGCTGATCAAGTCCTGTCCTGGTGACTCTTCCGATTCCCAGCCCTCCGTCAATGGTTATCTCCCTGTCGGTTTTACTGACAGTAGCA from Anaerocolumna sp. AGMB13020 encodes the following:
- the cobM gene encoding precorrin-4 C(11)-methyltransferase; amino-acid sequence: MVHFVGAGSGATDLITVRGARLLGEAGVIIYAGSLVNKELLAYAREEAVLYDSAYMTLPQVLEVIDNNREKEIVRLHTGDPSIYGAIREQMDALESMNIAYDICPGVSSLFGAAAALKTEYTLPGVTQTVIITRMAGRTPVPERESIKALAAHKATMVIFLSVSYTKELSEELIAGGYLEDTPCAIVYKASWADEKIARGTIKELSALAEDNGIKKTALIVVGDSLGNDYELSKLYDKSFTTEYRKGQE
- a CDS encoding cobalt-precorrin 5A hydrolase — encoded protein: MKITVISFTKGGNKLNHCLCQALRNIGHDVERFQRYSTTPADEIGSFDNIGVLTGNLFESREGIIYIGACGIAVRSIAPYLQGKEVDPFVLVLDEKGDYVISLLSGHLGRGNEMCREVAALIKAKPVITTATDLNGVFAVDLFAGQHELLIKEIPRIKSISAALLAGEAVGIYSEYPLLGKPPAGLEPGVKKVGIYIGCDINAAPFETTLHLVPKNLVLGIGCRKGVTSMALYKRVTEVCSQADIDITRISAICSVDLKREEPGVHELADKLKAQTSFYSAEELSAVTGEFKHSPFVEETAGVGNVCERSGALASHYGKQLLPKTTGAGIAMAVFEKEFRIEF
- the cbiD gene encoding cobalt-precorrin-5B (C(1))-methyltransferase CbiD; this encodes MEELYIYKDNKKLRCGYTTGSCAAAAAKAAAIGLLLQKDARRVTIDTPKGIVLTLDIITTEHNRTDYRKKPLSELDDKQFFTETVSSVTCSVKKDGGDDADITHGVLVYATVSKTDREITIDGGLGIGRVTRTGLDQPVGEAAINRVPRQMIEKEVKEICEEADYKGGLRVIIEIPEGERLAEKTFNPRLGITGGISILGTSGIVEPMSEKALVDTIRTEIRMLSAKGVTTLAVVPGNYGEAFAGSELNFGEENMVKCSNFIGDTIDMAYEFRLKGFLLIGHIGKLVKLGAGIMNTHSKWGDARQEILCSCALKAGCDTDVLSKILDCVTTEEALAVLKEQGKMEAAIDILMVKIEYYLKKRAYDGLTIGAVLFSNKFGLLGKTTDAERLMKQLR